A genomic window from Glycine max cultivar Williams 82 chromosome 17, Glycine_max_v4.0, whole genome shotgun sequence includes:
- the LOC102666362 gene encoding transcription factor MYBS3, with protein MKRRSLSMNYHLVSSRITSSSPSYNFLLGGGVDENSDKAISDGYIANVGGGGLTSTTRHQERKKGVPWNEEEHRKFLEGLEKLGKGNWRGISKHFVTTRTPSQVASHAQKYFLRQTSFNKRKRRRSLFDVGRYETTTTLEPLNTCLKASGQFGSLFGTIITCPQWVSYKHSVMNWATTSTNYTHQSAAPDLELKLAVPKQTEPCERT; from the exons ATGAAAAGAAGAAGTTTGAGCATGAATTACCACCTTGTATCTTCACGAATCACCTCATCATCACCCTCTTATAATTTTCTGCTTGGTGGTGGTGTGGATGAAAATTCAGATAAAGCAATATCTGATGGGTACATAGCCAATGTCGGTGGTGGTGGACTCACTTCAACAACTCGTCAtcaagaaaggaaaaaag GTGTGCCATGGAATGAGGAGGAGCACCGGAAATTTCTTGAAGGACTGGAGAAGCTGGGGAAGGGTAATTGGAGAGGCATTTCTAAACATTTTGTTACAACAAGAACACCATCCCAAGTGGCTAGTCatgcacaaaaatattttttgcgtCAAACTAgcttcaataaaagaaagcgcCGTCGCAGCCTCTTTGAT GTGGGAAGATATGAAACCACAACTACACTTGAACCATTAAATACTTGTTTAAAGGCAAGTGGTCAATTTGGGTCCCTATTTGGGACTATAATTACTTGTCCTCAGTGGGTTTCTTACAAACATTCAGTGATGAATTGGGCCACCACTTCAACAAACTACACTCATCAAAGTGCTGCCCCAGATCTAGAACTCAAGCTTGCTGTTCCCAAACAAACAGAGCCATGCGAAAGAACTTAA